In Candidatus Contubernalis alkalaceticus, the genomic window GACACGTAAACTTTTCGGGAAAAGCTCTGAGAAGACATCGTCCCTACCCACGGGACAGATGTCTCTTTTTGATGAGGCAGAAATAGAAGCGAATCCGAAGGCCCCAGAACCTGACCTTAAGGAAGTGCAGGGTTATCGAAGAAAGAAATTTAAGGGACAGCGAATGGAGCTATTGAAAGATATCCCTCGCGATAAACGCCTCTGCACTCTTGCTGAAGAAGATCGCTTCTGTGAAGAATGTGACACCACTCTTTTATCAGTTGGTGAAGAATTTATCCGCACCGAAGTTGAGTATATTCCTGCCAAAGTCAGGGTCATTGATTATTACCGTGAAACCTTCGAGTGCCGAACCTGTCGTAAAGATGGAAAACCATACATGGAGAAGTCGCCGATGCCTTATCCGGTAATTCAGCATTCCATGGCGTCTCCATCTACAGTGGCTTGGGTTATGCATCAGAAATTCGTCAATGCCCTTCCCCTTTATCGGCAGGAAAAGGAATGGAAGACACTTGGTGTGAACCTAAGCCGCGCTACCATGTCCAATTGGATTCTGGCTGCATCCCGTGACTGGTTGCGTCCTTTGGTGGAGCTGATGCACCAAAAGCTGATGCAGGAGCATTATATACATGCAGATGAAACGCCCGTGCAAGTAATGAACGAAGTGGGGCGCAAGAACACAACAGATTCCTACATGTGGTTATACAGTTCTGGCCAGCATGCCAAACACCCCATCCGGATCTTCGAGTATCAACCGGGAAGGAGCGGCAAGTACCCGCAGGAGTTCCTGAAAGACTATGAAGGGTATCTCCACTCGGATGCATACTCTGGGTACAAAAAGATTCCAGGAATCATAAGATGCCTGTGCTGGGCACATGTCAGAAGGAAGTTTGTCGATGCACTTCCCAAAGATGCCCATCGACCTGAAGCTACCTTTTCAAGCCAAGGCATTGCCTACTGCAACAAACTTTTTGAGATTGAAAAAAATCTCGAGAAGCTACCAAGTGAACAGCGCAAAGTAGAGCGTCTGAAGCAGGAAAAGCCTGTTTTGGAGGCCTTTTGGGCGTGGATTTATTCCACAAAGAAAAAGGTGCTTCCCAAATCCAAATTGAGCGAAGCCTTGAACTATGCCCTAAACCATAAGAAGGAGCTAACGAATTATCTTAAGGATGGTAGCTGCTCTATTTCCAACAACCTGGCAGAAAACAGTATCCGTCCCTTCACTATTGGACGAAAGAACTGGCTTTTCAGCGGAAGCCCTAAAGGAGCTGCAGCAAGTGCAGCCGTTTACAGTATCATTGAAAGTGCCAAGGCTAATGGCCTAAATCCATACAAATACCTATATTTCATCTTTAGCGAGCTTCCAGGCGTACAGTTTGGGCAACATCCAGAGTTCCTTGAAGATTATCTTCCATGGAGTCAGGATGTCCAGGAAAACTGCAAGTAAAGAAAAAGAGGCAAAAACTTAGTTTACACTAGTTTTTGCTTTTTTTATATCCACTGACTTATTAGACGCTTACCCTGATATAGCCTCTACTGAAGTAAGATAACGATTAAAAGTATAAATAAAAATTTGTATATTAAGCAGCTCACATTATTGATGTTATCTCATATATTATATAGACTAATCTAACGTAAAAACAAAAGGGGTTAATCCTATATGAAACAGCTCATACCAAAAATACCCACTATTGCCATTACAGGGAGTGCTGGTAAAACGACGACTAAAGAGATGATTTCTTCTATATTAGAAACAAAGTTTAAAATTTTCAAATCAAAAAGAAATAGAAATTTTGTGAGATGTACTAAAAATCATGCTAAGATGATCAAACCATGGCACCAAGCAGTTGTCTTAGAATTCGGAATGGGAAAAGGTAATACAGGCAAAATGCATTGCAGCTATATCCAACCCAATATAGGGATTATTACTAATGTAGGCTCTGCTCATTTTGGTATGTTTGGAAACAACATTATACTAACTGCTAAAGCAAAGTCTGAGCTCATTAAGTATATGAAGCCTGAGGGGATTTTATATATTAATAATGATGATGTAAATTCAAAGTTATTACAGACGAAGGATTTTAAAGGTAAAATCTTCTCTGTTGGCATTAAAAATAATTCAGATTATCAAGCAGTTAATATAAAATATCTGGCTCAGGGAATGTCATTTCAAGTTAAATTATATAACAAAAGTGAAGTTTTTTTTATCCCTTCATTTGGCCGCCATAATGTTATAAATGCCCTATTTGCTATAGCAGTTTGCCATTACCTTAAGCTTCCTCCTTCGAAAATGAAGTCAGGTTTAAAGAAATATAAGATTCCAGTGCGAAGAATAAATCGTTATGAACTTCCTAATGGGTTGGTTATTATCGATGATAGCTATAGTGCTAACCCAGAAGCAACTAAAGCTGCAATTGATGTACTGGTTGAATTGGGAAAAAATCAAAAAAAAGTAGTTATAATAGGAAGTATGCTAGAATTAGGAAAATATACAGTTAAGGGTCATATGAAAGTCGGTAAATACCTGGCTCGAAATAAGGTAGATAAAATTCTAACCTTTGGCAATGAAGCCCGTTGCATCAAAAAGGGTGCAATTAAAGCTGGATTTACTGCTTCTAATATTTTGCTTTTTAGAAACCGTGATAAAATGCACGCAGGCCTACAAAAGCTTATTGAACCGAATACTGTAATTCTTCTTAAAGGATCTAAACTCATGGAAATGCATAAAACGCTAGATTATCTATTAAGTGTTTTTTCAAAATAGTAGGTATGTAGATATATTTTTTTAAAAGCTGCTTAAGGAGGTTTAAATGAGAAAAACTACCCTTGCACCTAATGCAAAGGCTGCCATTTTAGTTCAGATTGGTCCGAATAACAAAGTACTTTTTAAAAAAAGAGCTAATAAAAAGCTTCATATAGCCAGTATCACAAAATTAATGACTATGCTTATAGTTTTGGATGGTTTAGATTCTGGAGAAATAAAATGGACTGACATGGTAGAAACCAGTTCTGCTGCAGCTTCAATATATGGTTCTAGAATTAATTTAAAAGCAGGAGAGAAATTATCTGTAAAAAATATGTTTAAATCGATGATTATTGCTTCAGGTAATGATGCAGCTATTGCTTTGGCTGAACATTTTTCCGGGACTATGAATAATTTTGCAGATAGAATGAATAGAAAAGCTAAGGAGTTAGGTCTTAGAAACTCACACTTTGTGAATTCCCATGGATTATTTGAAGATAATCATTATTCTTCAGCCCTAGATATAGCGAAAATGGCAATTGTGTCACTAAAAAGAGAAGAAATAATAAAATACTCAAAATTAAAATATGATTATATTAGAAGAGAAAATAATCAGTTAAAAAAGCTGGTAAATACTAATAGATTAATAGGAATTATACCTGAAGCAGACGGTTTAAAAACCGGGCATACTCCTTTAGCAGGTTATTGCTTGGTAGCAACTGCTCTCATGGACAATATCAGGCTGTTAGCAGTCGTTTTAGGTGAACCAAGCAAAGCAGCCAGAGATAAAGAAGTGATAAAAATGCTTGATTATGGATTTAAAGCTATCTTATTAAAGATCCGTTAGTTGCAGAACATACAGCCGACCGGTATTATCTAAACACCGGTAAACGGTTGTTTTTCTTTCTTACAAAGACGCATAATCGTATCTTTTCCGGTAATCAGTGCTACGGGAAGACCTCCCGGTGGTTGAAGCCACTGCCCACTCAATACTATATTAGTCAGACCCTCAATACGACCTGTATGGACCAGTGACTTCCCGCGAAGGGTAGGCCAAAAGGCCATGAAGGCACCTCGATATGCGTTGCAATATCGATTGTAGGTTTGCGGGCTGGCTACATCAAGCAATTTTAGCTTTCCTTTCATGCGTGGGAAACGAGTTTCCATCGCATGGATAACTGCCCGGCCAATCCGTTCTTTTTCCCGGGCGTAAGCTTCATTATCTATTACCAGGGCCTCCCAAAAATCCAATTCCGGCTGGAACTGATTAACAGCCAGGGTTATTACGGTGTGACCTTTTGGAGCAAATTCTGGTTCGTAAGCATAGTGTGTCATTTGTAAATGCTCAATTGGTTTCTGGTTTTGGTTGATGTCCACATTATTTACATTAAATTTAAGGGTTCGGGGAATATCCTCCATGGTACCCTCATACCCGATTCCAATATATATATTTGATGCCAGAGGGTAGACAGTCGGATTATTAAACCTTTTCTGATACTCTGAATCAGGGTAACGCCCCTTGAGCAGCCGCTCATACAGCACATGGGCATCGCAGGCTGCAATTACGTAATCGGCCTGGAAGGATTTGCCGTTCTTGCAGCTGATACGTGTTACCATGTCATCCTCAATATCTAAATCCATAACTTCACATGAAGCCTCAACTATTCCTCCCAGTGAGAGATATCGCTCTGCCATGCGGAGAGCCAATGCCTTGGACCCTCCTTTAGGAATTGAAGACTGCCCCCCTGTAAAGGTGCCGAGAGGAAAAATAAGGGATGAGGAGCTATAATCTCCTTCCGGCATAAAAGATGCCAGGGCTTCTCTAAGGGCAGGGTGCTTGAATTTCTTGGCAAATTCCTGCACACTTATCTTATCATATTTTTGCATAATGGTACCAATATCCTTCATTGATAGGAAGTATTTAAACTTTTCAATTATATTCATCATATCCATTGGCTTTCCAACCGGGAAAGAAAAGGAATGCAGCTTTTTGATGTCCCTTGAAAACTCCTGGATGATGTCTTTGTCTTCCGGTGATATCTCCAGCCAACTGGATTCGAGCCGTTCAAGGTCACGATAGAAATTTACTATAAAGCCGTCGTGCTCAACAGCCATGAAGCTTTCCGGTTCATGTATATCCACTCCATCCAGAGCACCTACGGTATCCCAAAGCTTGCGGATAGGGGTGTCTGCTTTTGTCCCCACTAACCAATGTATGCAGCCATCTATGTGATAACCCTGGCGGTTCCAACCAGCACACTCTCCACCAAAAGTATGGTGTTTCTCCAGAATAACGCTTTCAAAACCATTTTTTTGGGCAAAGATACCTGCACTTAACCCGGCAACTCCTCCACCAATAATAACTACCTTCTTCATGACAATTTCCCCCTTCGTTTCAATTGCTGCACTTGCAATAAGTCATCTCCCACTTCCATTAGCAAATTTTCAAAATCTTGATTTTCTAGCCATGAGGGAACATGGCCGTTAGCAACCATTACTGAGAGTCCCATTTGAAAGACCCGCATTTTTAATAATAACCACTTACGTTCCTCAATAGTCCAACCCCGCATGGCCTCATCCTCAGCCATAGCCTCAATCATGTTATTTTCTATGGTTTCATAAGAAGACATATATGGATTTGGCTGTATTGACAATTCACGAAACAATACAGGATAATCCCGGGCGAAAGCTAAGCTGGCTTTCCCTATGATTTCAAAAACACTTTGTCCTTTTTGTTTTGCTAACAATTCTTCCGATATGGCAAAAACTCTCTGAACCACAGCTTCAATCAAATCATCAATAGTGGCGAAGTTGACATAGATGGGGGCAACTGAGGAGCGAAGGCGATTCGCCACACTGCGGGCGGTGATTCCGGAAAAACCCTTTTCTTTAGCGATCTCTAAACCTGCTTCAACAATAACTTCTTTTTCAAACTTGGTTTTTGGCGGCATACAAACCATCCTTTATATAGTCTATATTATATAATACATATTATATAACTATAGTTATATAATGCTGCATAATTTTTTACTTGTCAACTGCACTTGCCTGCATATTATGGTTTTTTAAAAAAGAATTGTTGCAAAACAATGGGGTAAATCACCATTTACTTAAGAAATACACTTGTTTGGTAAACCTAAACTTAAATTATTTTTGCAGGAATATCAACAATCACGTCGAATTTTTGGTATTATGCATTGATAATAACTGGAGAAGATTACGGTAGTATCACAAAACCAGTTTTCCAGAATTAAAGGAGATGGCGAGTCACATCATGATCATTGGAGTTCCGAAGGAGATAAAAAAAGACGAAAATAGGATAAGTGTAATCCCTGGTGCTGTATCATCTCTTGTCCAGGCCGGTCACAAGGTATTAATTCAGCACGGAGCTGGCCTGGGCAGCAATATAAGCGACGAAGAATTTCGTAAGGCAGGAGGAGAGATCGTGCCTACCCTGGAGGAGGTTTATAGCCAAGCAGATTTAATCTACAAGGTAAAGGAGCCTCAGGTAGAAGAGTACGATCTTTTAAGAGAAGGACAGATTCTGTTTGCTTTTCTTCATTTAGCAGCCGAATCAGAAGTAACGCAGGCACTAATACAGCAAAAAGTAGCTGCTTTCGCTTATGAAACCATAGAGGTAAATGACAGTATTCCCATCCTGGCACCCATGAGTGAAGTGGCAGGACGCATGGCTACCCAGGTTGGAGCACATTTTTTGGAAAAAGCGTATGGTGGAAAAGGAATAATGTTGGGAGGGGTTCCAGGAGTTGCTCCTGCCGAAGTCACCGTTATCGGAGGCGGCATTGTAGGAGTCAATGCTGCAAAAATCGCAGCAGGTATGGGAGCACGTGTAACTATCCTGGACATAGATACTCAAAGATTGCGTTACTTAGACGATTTGTTTAGAGGGCGAGTGCTTACCCTGGCTTCCAATCCATACAATATGGCGTTGGCAGTAGCCAGAACAGACCTGCTTATTGGTGCTGTGCTGATTCCCGGTGCGAAAGCTCCAAAACTTTGCTCGGAAGAAATGATAAAAAGTATGGAGCCAGGTTCAGTCATTGTTGACGTGGCTGTTGACCAGGGAGGATGTGTTGAGACCATTGATCGAACTTCCTGTCACAGCGATCCTACCTATGACAAGTTCGGAGTATTGCATTACGCTGTGCCCAATATGCCTGGGGCTGTCCCTTTGACATCCACTTATGCCTTAAGCAATGTTACACTGCCTTATGCCCTGGAACTGGCCCAAAAAGGTTATTTACGTGTTATTGAGGAGAATTCCCCTCTCTCCAAGGGGTTGAATGTGTTTGATGGTAAAGTGGTACATAAGGCAGTAGCTGAAGCTCTTGAACTGCCTTTTGTTTCCGCCTGCTATTAAATGCTAGAAGAAGAATCCAACATTAATTAACAGCTTCCTGTAGATTGATAGGTGTTCCTTGAGTTGTTGACCCAATATAAAGACTGGGTCGCTTCCATAGCGACCAGGTCCACATTATCATACCGTTTACAGAAAAAAAATTTACATTTCCTTTTATTTATTAGGGTATAAGAGCCCCACCTCTAAGCGTTAGCGTAGGTGGGGCTCTTAATCAGGTGGAGTAGAACCTCCACCTGATTCCCCGATGTTTCAGCTTGCTGAAACGAGTTCACGAGGTGGTTTCAAAATAATTATTAATAAACTCCTCGTCTGCAATACCTTTTCTCACGAGTACATATAACTGATCGTAAATATCCCTTATATCTGCACCTACTAACTATTTTTTTGATCATGAACGCTGCAGTTAGCAAAAACACAGCCCGCCCCGAAAAGGCGAGCCTCTAATATTTAAACCCAAGAATATTCCAATAATCAAGCCATAAATAAAAAACAATAAAGCCAACTGCTGTTCCCAACAAATACACACATTCCCTTATCATATATCGCCTTTTTATCAACCCTGCCAACAAGGCTATGAAAAAAACTCCAGAAACAACCATTGTAATAATCAGTAAACCAAGCATAACTTTT contains:
- a CDS encoding UDP-N-acetylmuramoyl-tripeptide--D-alanyl-D-alanine ligase; translated protein: MKQLIPKIPTIAITGSAGKTTTKEMISSILETKFKIFKSKRNRNFVRCTKNHAKMIKPWHQAVVLEFGMGKGNTGKMHCSYIQPNIGIITNVGSAHFGMFGNNIILTAKAKSELIKYMKPEGILYINNDDVNSKLLQTKDFKGKIFSVGIKNNSDYQAVNIKYLAQGMSFQVKLYNKSEVFFIPSFGRHNVINALFAIAVCHYLKLPPSKMKSGLKKYKIPVRRINRYELPNGLVIIDDSYSANPEATKAAIDVLVELGKNQKKVVIIGSMLELGKYTVKGHMKVGKYLARNKVDKILTFGNEARCIKKGAIKAGFTASNILLFRNRDKMHAGLQKLIEPNTVILLKGSKLMEMHKTLDYLLSVFSK
- a CDS encoding TetR/AcrR family transcriptional regulator; the encoded protein is MPPKTKFEKEVIVEAGLEIAKEKGFSGITARSVANRLRSSVAPIYVNFATIDDLIEAVVQRVFAISEELLAKQKGQSVFEIIGKASLAFARDYPVLFRELSIQPNPYMSSYETIENNMIEAMAEDEAMRGWTIEERKWLLLKMRVFQMGLSVMVANGHVPSWLENQDFENLLMEVGDDLLQVQQLKRRGKLS
- the tnpC gene encoding IS66 family transposase, which encodes MSASEQLLEKLENRISQLEQENKKLHDTVEYLTRKLFGKSSEKTSSLPTGQMSLFDEAEIEANPKAPEPDLKEVQGYRRKKFKGQRMELLKDIPRDKRLCTLAEEDRFCEECDTTLLSVGEEFIRTEVEYIPAKVRVIDYYRETFECRTCRKDGKPYMEKSPMPYPVIQHSMASPSTVAWVMHQKFVNALPLYRQEKEWKTLGVNLSRATMSNWILAASRDWLRPLVELMHQKLMQEHYIHADETPVQVMNEVGRKNTTDSYMWLYSSGQHAKHPIRIFEYQPGRSGKYPQEFLKDYEGYLHSDAYSGYKKIPGIIRCLCWAHVRRKFVDALPKDAHRPEATFSSQGIAYCNKLFEIEKNLEKLPSEQRKVERLKQEKPVLEAFWAWIYSTKKKVLPKSKLSEALNYALNHKKELTNYLKDGSCSISNNLAENSIRPFTIGRKNWLFSGSPKGAAASAAVYSIIESAKANGLNPYKYLYFIFSELPGVQFGQHPEFLEDYLPWSQDVQENCK
- a CDS encoding D-alanyl-D-alanine carboxypeptidase family protein → MRKTTLAPNAKAAILVQIGPNNKVLFKKRANKKLHIASITKLMTMLIVLDGLDSGEIKWTDMVETSSAAASIYGSRINLKAGEKLSVKNMFKSMIIASGNDAAIALAEHFSGTMNNFADRMNRKAKELGLRNSHFVNSHGLFEDNHYSSALDIAKMAIVSLKREEIIKYSKLKYDYIRRENNQLKKLVNTNRLIGIIPEADGLKTGHTPLAGYCLVATALMDNIRLLAVVLGEPSKAARDKEVIKMLDYGFKAILLKIR
- the ald gene encoding alanine dehydrogenase; the protein is MIIGVPKEIKKDENRISVIPGAVSSLVQAGHKVLIQHGAGLGSNISDEEFRKAGGEIVPTLEEVYSQADLIYKVKEPQVEEYDLLREGQILFAFLHLAAESEVTQALIQQKVAAFAYETIEVNDSIPILAPMSEVAGRMATQVGAHFLEKAYGGKGIMLGGVPGVAPAEVTVIGGGIVGVNAAKIAAGMGARVTILDIDTQRLRYLDDLFRGRVLTLASNPYNMALAVARTDLLIGAVLIPGAKAPKLCSEEMIKSMEPGSVIVDVAVDQGGCVETIDRTSCHSDPTYDKFGVLHYAVPNMPGAVPLTSTYALSNVTLPYALELAQKGYLRVIEENSPLSKGLNVFDGKVVHKAVAEALELPFVSACY
- a CDS encoding phytoene desaturase family protein, producing the protein MKKVVIIGGGVAGLSAGIFAQKNGFESVILEKHHTFGGECAGWNRQGYHIDGCIHWLVGTKADTPIRKLWDTVGALDGVDIHEPESFMAVEHDGFIVNFYRDLERLESSWLEISPEDKDIIQEFSRDIKKLHSFSFPVGKPMDMMNIIEKFKYFLSMKDIGTIMQKYDKISVQEFAKKFKHPALREALASFMPEGDYSSSSLIFPLGTFTGGQSSIPKGGSKALALRMAERYLSLGGIVEASCEVMDLDIEDDMVTRISCKNGKSFQADYVIAACDAHVLYERLLKGRYPDSEYQKRFNNPTVYPLASNIYIGIGYEGTMEDIPRTLKFNVNNVDINQNQKPIEHLQMTHYAYEPEFAPKGHTVITLAVNQFQPELDFWEALVIDNEAYAREKERIGRAVIHAMETRFPRMKGKLKLLDVASPQTYNRYCNAYRGAFMAFWPTLRGKSLVHTGRIEGLTNIVLSGQWLQPPGGLPVALITGKDTIMRLCKKEKQPFTGV